A window from Rhizobium sp. BG4 encodes these proteins:
- a CDS encoding ABC transporter permease, whose product MLSALIRPFTPKSSGDLARLGVLIALAALILFGALRYDNFLSPFNILSFLRYNSMFALIALGMAFVIMTGGIDLSVGGVAALASVVSALASPYGWAAGLVAGIGAGLVVGMLNGFVIAKMRIQPFIATLAAMLAAYGTALLLADNQSVSVDYDTAFVSIGQDDFLGFPIPGWIALAAYVAGWIFLERRPSGRHILAIGDGEQTAALMGLKVNRTLFAIYALSGALAGLAGVILAAQFGAGQPTEGVGWELFAIASVVVGGTLLTGGSGSVGATLAGALLLGMVFNVLNFENGLGWISLSAYWQSVIRGAFLLVVVILQARLTAKSAT is encoded by the coding sequence ATGCTTTCCGCTCTCATCCGACCCTTCACTCCGAAATCCTCAGGCGATCTTGCGCGTCTCGGCGTGCTGATCGCGCTCGCGGCACTGATCCTCTTCGGCGCGCTTCGCTATGACAATTTCCTGTCGCCGTTCAACATCCTGAGCTTCCTGCGCTACAACTCGATGTTCGCGCTGATCGCGCTCGGCATGGCCTTCGTGATCATGACCGGCGGCATCGATCTTTCGGTCGGCGGCGTTGCCGCACTTGCAAGCGTCGTCTCGGCGCTGGCATCGCCCTATGGCTGGGCGGCCGGGCTTGTCGCCGGCATTGGCGCAGGCCTCGTCGTCGGCATGCTCAACGGCTTCGTCATCGCGAAGATGCGGATCCAGCCGTTTATCGCGACGCTCGCCGCGATGCTGGCTGCCTATGGCACGGCACTGCTCCTCGCCGACAATCAATCGGTTTCCGTCGATTACGACACCGCCTTCGTCTCGATCGGCCAGGACGATTTCCTGGGCTTCCCGATCCCCGGCTGGATCGCGCTTGCGGCCTATGTCGCCGGCTGGATCTTCCTAGAGCGACGCCCCTCCGGCCGCCATATCCTGGCGATCGGCGATGGTGAACAGACCGCGGCGCTGATGGGCCTGAAGGTCAACCGCACGCTCTTTGCGATCTACGCGCTTTCAGGCGCGCTCGCGGGCCTCGCCGGCGTCATCCTCGCCGCGCAGTTCGGCGCGGGGCAGCCGACGGAAGGTGTCGGCTGGGAACTCTTTGCGATCGCGTCTGTCGTCGTCGGCGGCACGCTACTGACGGGCGGTTCCGGATCGGTCGGCGCCACGCTGGCAGGCGCGCTGCTGCTCGGCATGGTCTTCAACGTGCTGAACTTCGAAAACGGCCTCGGCTGGATTTCGCTGTCGGCCTATTGGCAATCGGTGATCCGCGGCGCCTTCCTGCTCGTCGTCGTCATCCTGCAGGCAAGGCTGACAGCGAAGTCGGCCACCTAG
- a CDS encoding ABC transporter permease, with protein MTMTDTSLKAAAPPRPSALQIASRYGTFAAFLLLIAVNIVITPNFLSWQTLNVNLTQVATIVIVATGMTLVIATGGIDLSVGSLMAISGAVAPMIFLGTLVPIDNAALAVGLAFVLPVIVAMLFGWFNGFLVTHFSIQPIVATLVLFIAGRGIAQVMTNGNLQVFKNPAFQWIAMGNVAGIPAQVLLMIVIAALAYCLIRFTVIGRQIIAVGGNEKAARLTGIPVKRVKTLVYVISGALAGIAGLVVVARNSASDANLVGMGMELDAIAAVAVGGSLLTGGRANIFGTLLGAFVIQLVRYTLLANGVPDAAALVVKAGLIVVAVFIQQRADKT; from the coding sequence ATGACGATGACGGACACTTCCCTCAAAGCCGCCGCCCCGCCGCGGCCTTCCGCCCTGCAGATCGCCAGCCGCTACGGCACGTTCGCGGCCTTCCTGCTGCTGATCGCCGTCAACATCGTGATCACCCCGAACTTCCTCTCGTGGCAGACGCTGAACGTCAACCTGACCCAGGTCGCCACCATCGTCATCGTCGCGACCGGCATGACGCTGGTGATCGCGACCGGCGGCATCGATCTCTCGGTCGGTTCGCTGATGGCAATATCGGGCGCCGTCGCGCCGATGATCTTTCTCGGCACGCTCGTGCCGATCGACAATGCGGCGCTCGCTGTCGGCCTCGCCTTCGTGCTGCCGGTGATCGTCGCCATGCTCTTCGGCTGGTTCAACGGCTTTCTCGTCACGCATTTCTCGATCCAGCCGATCGTCGCGACGCTGGTGCTCTTCATTGCCGGGCGCGGCATCGCGCAGGTAATGACCAACGGCAATCTGCAGGTCTTCAAGAACCCGGCCTTCCAGTGGATCGCCATGGGCAATGTCGCGGGGATCCCGGCCCAGGTGCTGCTGATGATCGTCATCGCCGCGCTCGCCTATTGCCTGATCCGTTTCACCGTCATCGGCCGCCAGATCATCGCCGTTGGCGGTAACGAGAAGGCGGCGCGCCTGACCGGCATTCCGGTGAAGCGGGTGAAGACACTGGTCTATGTGATCAGCGGCGCGCTGGCCGGCATTGCCGGGCTGGTGGTTGTCGCCCGAAACTCCGCGAGCGACGCCAATCTCGTCGGCATGGGGATGGAGCTCGATGCGATCGCCGCGGTCGCGGTCGGCGGCTCGCTGCTGACGGGCGGGCGCGCCAATATCTTCGGCACGCTTCTCGGCGCCTTCGTCATTCAGCTTGTGCGCTATACGCTGCTTGCCAATGGCGTGCCCGATGCCGCCGCCCTCGTCGTCAAGGCCGGCCTGATCGTCGTCGCCGTCTTCATCCAGCAGCGCGCCGACAAGACCTGA
- a CDS encoding extracellular solute-binding protein codes for MTRLKLLAATALIASTAQMAAAQEKVSWWYEQATPDQQKLIQQNIVEPFAKANPDYSLVIDYRGNELDKQLRVAMLSGNGPDVVYTAGPSYVAPMAQSGQLMPLDDYAAKYKWEDRILPVFLKMGEYNGKIYALPKTYETVGLFYNKTLFAQKNWQPPKTLDELETVADAMLKDGITPFAAGNADWRGANEWFVTLALNSVAGPENLNKALRGEMPWTAEPFVKSIDRLNSWWQKGYFGKNYFSIASGEQAADAMASGKAGMMPTGTWQFQNVDTYGKKAGSEAGFVGFPSASGDPVFPLGIGSTFSIATKAKNPDGAAAAINYVFSPEVYGTMNSAWQGEWNIPLKDISNVKMASEVTPLFTETMKTLSSEVNDGKYGYTTWTFLPPATDSYVINGIEEVWLKKTTTADFLAKMDASFQKEMKAGKAPAVPAR; via the coding sequence ATGACCAGGCTGAAGCTCTTAGCCGCCACCGCATTGATCGCCAGCACCGCACAGATGGCCGCCGCACAGGAGAAAGTTTCCTGGTGGTACGAGCAGGCGACGCCCGACCAGCAGAAGCTGATCCAGCAGAACATCGTCGAGCCCTTCGCCAAGGCGAACCCGGATTACAGCCTCGTCATCGATTACCGCGGCAACGAGCTCGACAAGCAGCTGCGCGTCGCGATGCTCTCCGGCAACGGCCCCGACGTCGTCTATACCGCCGGTCCGAGCTATGTCGCGCCGATGGCCCAGTCCGGCCAGCTGATGCCGCTCGACGACTATGCCGCCAAGTACAAGTGGGAAGACCGCATCCTGCCGGTGTTCCTGAAGATGGGCGAGTATAACGGCAAGATCTACGCGCTGCCCAAGACCTACGAAACCGTCGGCCTGTTCTACAACAAGACGCTGTTTGCCCAGAAGAACTGGCAGCCGCCGAAGACGCTGGACGAGCTGGAAACCGTGGCCGACGCCATGCTGAAGGACGGCATCACGCCGTTTGCGGCCGGCAACGCCGACTGGCGCGGCGCAAACGAGTGGTTCGTGACGCTGGCGCTCAATTCCGTCGCCGGCCCCGAGAACCTCAACAAGGCGCTCCGCGGCGAGATGCCCTGGACGGCTGAACCCTTCGTCAAGTCGATCGACCGGCTGAACTCCTGGTGGCAGAAGGGCTATTTCGGCAAGAACTACTTCTCGATCGCCAGCGGCGAGCAAGCCGCCGATGCCATGGCATCCGGCAAGGCCGGCATGATGCCGACGGGCACCTGGCAGTTCCAGAACGTCGACACCTACGGCAAGAAGGCCGGCAGTGAAGCAGGCTTCGTCGGCTTCCCGAGCGCTTCGGGCGACCCCGTCTTCCCGCTCGGCATCGGCTCGACTTTCTCGATCGCCACCAAGGCCAAGAACCCGGATGGCGCAGCAGCAGCGATCAACTACGTCTTCTCGCCCGAAGTCTACGGCACGATGAATTCGGCCTGGCAAGGTGAGTGGAACATCCCGCTGAAGGACATCTCCAACGTCAAGATGGCTAGCGAGGTCACGCCGCTCTTCACCGAGACGATGAAGACCCTCTCCTCCGAGGTCAACGACGGCAAGTACGGCTACACGACCTGGACCTTCCTGCCGCCGGCGACCGACAGCTATGTCATCAACGGCATCGAGGAAGTGTGGTTGAAGAAGACGACCACCGCCGACTTCCTCGCCAAGATGGACGCATCCTTCCAGAAAGAAATGAAGGCCGGAAAGGCGCCTGCCGTCCCGGCCCGCTGA
- a CDS encoding SDR family oxidoreductase → MNWSGRRVLVTGAGKGIGRATAVMLASRGAGVVALSRSADDLASLKSETGCETVCADLGAIDQIEAAVKPALPIDLLVNCAGTTTLQSFVDSDLSEFNRVLGVNTVAPMVLSQIVVKDWLARGIKGAIVNVSSDAARRGVVNHTAYCASKAALDAMTRVMAAELGPSGIRVNSVNPTVTLTPMGELAWSDPAKADPVKARIPLGRFLDPDEVAEAILFLLSDGAAMVNGVSLPVDGGLSVS, encoded by the coding sequence ATGAACTGGAGTGGACGGCGCGTTCTGGTGACGGGAGCAGGCAAGGGGATCGGGCGGGCAACCGCCGTGATGCTGGCATCGCGCGGGGCAGGGGTCGTGGCGCTCAGCCGCAGTGCCGATGACCTCGCTTCCCTCAAGTCGGAAACCGGCTGCGAGACAGTTTGCGCCGATCTCGGCGCCATCGATCAGATCGAGGCAGCGGTGAAGCCTGCTCTCCCCATCGACCTGCTGGTCAATTGCGCGGGAACAACGACATTGCAGAGTTTCGTCGACAGCGATCTCTCGGAGTTCAACCGGGTGCTGGGTGTCAATACCGTGGCGCCGATGGTTCTGTCGCAGATCGTCGTGAAGGACTGGCTGGCGCGCGGTATCAAGGGCGCGATCGTCAATGTGTCGAGCGACGCGGCCCGGCGCGGCGTCGTCAATCACACGGCCTATTGCGCCTCGAAGGCGGCGCTCGATGCGATGACCAGGGTGATGGCAGCAGAGCTCGGCCCGTCGGGCATCCGCGTCAACAGCGTCAATCCGACGGTGACGCTGACGCCGATGGGCGAACTTGCCTGGAGCGACCCGGCGAAGGCCGATCCGGTCAAGGCGCGGATCCCGCTCGGCCGCTTCCTTGATCCGGACGAGGTGGCCGAAGCGATCCTCTTCCTGCTGAGCGACGGTGCCGCGATGGTCAACGGCGTTTCGCTGCCTGTCGATGGCGGTCTTTCGGTCTCCTAG
- a CDS encoding substrate-binding domain-containing protein yields MQKVARAAGYEVVTIDTEGELANERQVILAAQQGRFDGVVGVFFKTSARDLAPLGKSGVPVVRIEVSRKTGGPLPIDNLFIDNVAAARALTLHLLELDHRSIAMIAAPGGPQQVRLQGYLEAMATMGAEPIVLEAAHFTLEAGREVADRLIESGRSVSAVIAANDLMAIGVMQGLSAKGLSVPGDVSVAGFDDILAAALVTPPLTTVAQFQDRIGARAAEKLVERLGGDASAPGEAEEMAYEIIIRASVAPFSARPDQTHPVREEIS; encoded by the coding sequence GTGCAGAAGGTGGCGCGCGCCGCCGGCTACGAAGTCGTGACGATCGATACCGAGGGCGAGCTTGCCAACGAGCGCCAGGTCATCCTCGCTGCGCAGCAGGGCCGCTTCGACGGCGTCGTCGGCGTTTTCTTCAAGACCAGCGCGCGCGATCTGGCGCCGCTCGGCAAGAGCGGCGTTCCCGTCGTGCGCATCGAGGTCAGCCGCAAGACGGGCGGGCCGCTGCCGATCGACAATCTCTTCATCGACAATGTCGCCGCCGCCCGGGCGCTGACGCTTCACCTTCTGGAACTCGACCACCGCTCGATCGCCATGATCGCAGCACCCGGCGGGCCGCAGCAGGTGCGTCTGCAGGGCTATCTCGAGGCGATGGCGACCATGGGCGCGGAGCCGATCGTGCTCGAAGCCGCGCATTTCACCCTGGAGGCCGGGCGCGAGGTCGCCGACCGGCTGATCGAAAGCGGCCGCTCCGTCAGCGCCGTCATTGCCGCAAACGACCTGATGGCAATCGGCGTCATGCAGGGCCTCTCGGCGAAGGGACTGTCGGTGCCCGGTGACGTCTCGGTTGCCGGCTTCGACGACATCCTGGCGGCAGCGCTCGTGACCCCGCCGCTGACGACCGTCGCCCAATTTCAGGACCGGATCGGCGCCCGCGCCGCCGAAAAGCTCGTCGAGCGCCTGGGAGGCGATGCCTCCGCACCGGGCGAGGCGGAGGAAATGGCATACGAAATCATCATCCGCGCTTCGGTCGCCCCGTTTTCGGCGCGGCCGGACCAAACGCATCCAGTAAGGGAGGAAATATCATGA
- a CDS encoding LacI family DNA-binding transcriptional regulator, translating into MSGRRITQKEVAERAGVAQATVSLVLNGGRDKVTPKRPNASRRQFPSSATSRTASHRRCAPSGPMSSPASFQISPTPSTPLWSLPCRRWRAPPATKS; encoded by the coding sequence GTGAGCGGGCGACGAATTACGCAGAAGGAAGTTGCAGAAAGAGCCGGCGTTGCGCAGGCCACGGTGTCGCTCGTCCTGAATGGCGGACGCGACAAGGTGACCCCGAAACGGCCGAACGCATCGAGGCGGCAATTTCCGAGCTCGGCTACCAGCCGAACCGCTTCGCACAGGCGCTGCGCACCAAGCGGACCTATGTCATCGCCTGCGTCGTTCCAGATCTCGCCAACCCCTTCTACCCCTCTCTGGTCGTTGCCGTGCAGAAGGTGGCGCGCGCCGCCGGCTACGAAGTCGTGA